The proteins below come from a single Rhodococcus sp. WMMA185 genomic window:
- a CDS encoding ComF family protein, protein MRSVPGSRTLLDLMLPVECGGCAVPGTRWCDRCAAELADDPVLVCPRVDPGVPVWALGRYSGPRRRAVIAAKERGRRDLAGPLGFAVSGALARLRQWGELDASERTPVVVVPAPTRARTARARGGDPVTRIAVEAVGYRRVCPALAMRAGVRDSVGLSADQRRANLGGGIRLTRRGARFARCVDPNYIGLQKVSVVLLDDVATTGATATESIRVLSRSGIRVSATVVIAAAG, encoded by the coding sequence ATGCGCTCTGTGCCCGGCTCACGGACTCTGTTGGACTTGATGCTGCCAGTTGAATGTGGCGGCTGCGCGGTCCCCGGGACGCGGTGGTGTGACCGCTGCGCCGCGGAGTTGGCCGATGACCCCGTGCTCGTATGTCCGCGGGTTGACCCCGGCGTTCCCGTTTGGGCCCTCGGCCGCTATTCGGGGCCTCGTCGGCGCGCGGTCATCGCGGCCAAGGAGCGAGGGCGCCGTGATCTCGCCGGGCCGCTCGGATTCGCCGTCTCCGGTGCCCTTGCGCGCCTCCGGCAGTGGGGTGAACTCGATGCGTCCGAGAGGACCCCGGTTGTCGTTGTGCCGGCTCCGACCCGGGCCAGAACTGCCCGGGCGCGGGGTGGCGATCCGGTCACTCGCATAGCCGTCGAGGCGGTCGGATACAGACGGGTGTGCCCAGCGCTCGCGATGAGGGCCGGAGTGCGCGATTCGGTCGGGCTGTCAGCCGATCAGCGGCGCGCAAACCTCGGCGGCGGCATCCGGCTCACTCGCCGGGGTGCGCGCTTCGCCCGATGTGTGGATCCGAATTACATAGGGCTGCAAAAAGTGTCGGTGGTATTGCTAGACGATGTGGCAACGACCGGAGCGACCGCGACGGAGTCGATCAGGGTGTTGTCGCGGTCGGGCATTCGAGTGAGTGCGACGGTAGTCATAGCGGCTGCGGGATGA